TTACGTTCAAGGTGGCGCGGGCTCTAGTGGCGGAGTTGGGTTACCCGCCTGAGGCGTTCGACAGGGCTTACCTGGATTTCGCTGCGTTAGGCACCGTGTGCGACATCGTGCCTCTGCTGGGCGAGAACCGTGTGCTCGCGAGGCACGGGATCGCGCGGATCGCGGAATCGAAGAAGCTAGGCCTTCGGGCGCTGATGGAGGTGGCGGGGCTCGCGCGCACGTCCGAAGAGATGACGGCACGCGACGTCGGCTTCGTGATCGGGCCGCGGCTGAATGCGGCGGGGCGGATGGATGACGCGACGGACGCACTTCGGCTGCTGCTGACCGAAGACGTCAAAGAGGCGAACGAGATAGCGAAACGGCTGGACCGGCACAACCGCGAGCGGCAGCGCGAACAGCAGCGTATCTTCGAGGAGGCATGTCACTTGGTAGAGAGCCAAGGCTTGGCCCGCCACAAGCTGTTGTTAGTCGCCAACGAGGGCTGGAACGCGGGCGTGGTGGGGATTGTGGCATCCAAGCTTGTGGACACCTACTGGCGACCGACGCTCGTGGGCACTAGGGTGGACGGAATCGTGCGGGGCTCAGCGCGCAGCATCCCTCGCTACGACATGTTCGAAGCCTTGTCGGAACTCGGAGACCTGTTCCTCACCTACGGTGGGCATACGATGGCTGCGGGATTCTCCTTCGAGGCCGAGCGCCTAGAGGAGGTGCGGCGCGCCCTCTCGGAGCACGCCGACCGTCACCTGACCGATGAGGACCTGATACCAGAGCAAGTCGCCGATGCCGAAGTCACGCCGCAGGAGGTGACGGAGCGGTTCGTCGAGGACCTAGAAGATTTCCGGCCATTCGGCCTGGGTAACCCGGAGCCGCTGCTTCTCGGACGTAAGGTAACGTTGCTTAAGGTAGAGCCGACTCGCAACCCGCTGCACCCCCGCGTGACGCTGCGGGGCGAGGGCACTAACCCCATCTTCGGCATGGCATTCGGCCTGGGCGAGCGCCTCGGCGAGTTCGAGCCTGGCGAGGAAGTGGAGATGATGTTCGAGCCTACCTACGATTCGTGGCAAGGGCGACGCCGTCTTCGCTGGTTCGTTCGGGACATCCGAAGACCAGGGGAAAGCACGGTGGATATCCGCCTCGACAGCCATTCTGAATCGAGCGTGTTGTCACCTTGAGCTCAGGTTCCAGTCAGCAATTGAGCCAGGAATGGGAGGACCCAGAGCCGCTTCAGAAGATTCTGGAGACGGTTGCAGAGCATTACGTCCAACCGCAGGCCGCGCTGATCAGGAAGGCCTACTACTTCGCCGAGCGCTGCCACAGCGGCCAGGTACGTGACAGCGGTGACCCCTATATAACACACCCACTCGCCGTGGCCCAGATTCTGGCCGAGTTGGAACTGGACCCCGAGACGGTTATCGCGGGGCTCTTGCATGACACCCTGGAAGACTGCCCAGAGGACGCCACGATGGAACTGATCGAGCAGCAGTTCGGGCCCTCGGTTGCGAAACTGGTGCAAGGTGTGACCAAGCTGCGGTTCGCGCATCGCAATGAGCCACTGGGGCCTGCTGCGAAGAAGCAGGAGGAGATTCGCCGAGCCGCGGAGAGCCTTCGCAAAGTGCTGCTGGCGATGGCATCGGACCTGAGAGTGATGGTCATCAAGCTGGCGGACCGCCTGCATAACATGCGCACGATCGACGCCCTCACCGACATCAAGCGCAAGCGCATAGCCACGGAGACGATGCACGTATATGCACCGCTAGCGGCCCGGCTCGGCATCTGGCAGATCAAGTGGCAGTTGGAGGACCTGGCATTCCGGGAACTCGAGCCCGAGGAGTATGGGCGCATAGCCAAGCTGATTGATAAAACACGAGCGGAACGCGAAGAAGAGCTGCTCGAAGCGATGGTGGCACTGAAAGAGCACCTAGAACGAGCGGGCATAGCTGCCGAGGTGACTGGGCGGCCCAAGCACATCTATAGCATCTATAGTAAGATCGTGAAGCAGGGCCTTACCTTCGACCAAGTGTACGACCTGCTGGCAATACGTATCATTGTCGACAAGGAGTCGGAGTGCTACCATGCGCTCGGCATCGTGCACGAGATGTGGAAGCCGATTCCGGGCATGTTCTACGACTACATCGCGAAGCCCAAGCCGAACCTCTACCGCTCACTACACACGAAGGTGGTAGGACCCAACGGTGAGCCGCTAGAGATTCAGATACGCACGCGCGAGATGCACCGCTTGGCCGAGTTCGGCGTGGCCGCGCATTGGGCCTATAAGGAGGGTGCGGAAGCCCCCGCGGAGCGTCTCCCGCGTCTGCGCCAACAGCTCTTCGACTGGTCACGCGAGTCCGAGACATCCAGCGACTTCCTGCGTAACGTATCGGAAGACCTTTTCACCGATCAGGTGTTCGTGTTCACTCCGAAGGGTGACGTGATTGACCTACCGGCTGGTTCGACGCCCATCGACTTCGCTTATCGAATCCACACTCGACTCGGCGAGCAGTTGGTAGGTGCGAAGGTAAACACCCGCATCGTGCCCCTGAGCTATCAGTTGAAGAACGGCGACATCTGTGAAGTGCTGACACGCCCGAAGGCGCAGCCGAGCCTCGACTGGTTGCAGTTCGTAAAGACGACCTCTGCGCGAAGCAAGATACGAGCCTACCTGCGCAAGAGGGACATCGAGGAGAATGCGATCCGGGGTCGCGATGCGCTGGAGAAGCATATCAAGTTCCTCGGAAGGGACCCACGGGAGTTCCTAGGCGAGGACAACCTAACGGAGATCGCGCCGCACTTCAATGCTACCACCGCAGAAGAGGTGCTGGCCAAGGTTGGCGCAGGACTTGTCACGGTGAATGCCGTGATGATCAGGCTGAAGGCACTGCTACCACAGGAGCAGGTTCAGCCCGCCGACAGCGTCGAGGGGCGAACCTTCGAGCAACCGATCCGGATTGCCGCTGGCGGCGTGGACAACGTGATGACCAGGCGTGCACGCTGTTGCCAGCCGCTGCCAGGCGACAGCGTTGTCGGGTACGTGACACGGGGGCGCGGGATCGTGATTCATCGGGTGATATGTCCCAACGCGCAGCAGTTTAGCGAGACGGATCCGGGACGCGTTCAGCCCATCGAGTGGGAGAGCGACGGTGTTAGCGTTTACGGCGTCAACCTGCACATAGACGTTCTCAACCGCATCGGTCTGTTGGCGGACGTCAGCCACATCTTCGGTGAGGCGAAGACGAATATCACCGCCGCGCGCGTGAGGTCGGACAAGAACCAGATGGCATACATAGACCTATCCATCGAAGTGCGTGACACGGATCACCTGCGCGAGATCATGGCCAAGATCGAGAACTTCTCGGATGTCGTGGCAATCCGAAGAGTGATGGGGAAAAAGCTGGGATGAGAGCGGTGGTGCAACGGGTTACGTCGGGTAGTGTAGAGGTGGATCGTTTCCGCGTTGCTGGAATCGGCAAGGGCATTGTCGTGCTTCTCGGCATCTGTCGCTCGGATACCGTGCCGGACGCGGACTGGATGGCACGCAAGTTGGCGGAACTGCGCATCTTCGACGACGAAGAAGGAAAGCTGAACCTGTCCCTGTCGGACATCGGAGGAGAGGCGCTCGTGGTTCCCAACTTCACGCTGTACGGCGATGCGCGAAAAGGCCGACGCCCCAGCTACACCGAGGCTGCCGGTTTCGATCAGGGGCGCACCCTATTCGACCTGTGCTGCGAAAGGCTCGAATCGCACGGCATATCGGTCAAACGCGGTGTCTACGGCGCCACAATGGCCGTATCCTTAACTAACGACGGCCCGGTGACTCTGATACTGGAGCACCCGGACAGCCGTGCCGACGATCCGAGTGGCTGAAGGGATGGAAGTAGAGCGACAAGAGCAAACCGAAGAGACACTGACCGGAGCGGCCCGTCACCGCGCCGATGGCGACCGCTCGGTTGCGGAGGGCAACGTCAGCGAGGCGCTCGACCACTACCGGAAGGCTGTGCGGAAGGAGTCGGACGACCCTGCAAGCCGCGTGTCGCTTGCGGACTGCTATGCCCTCTCCGACGAAGGCCCACAGGCCGTAGACCAGTACCGCAAAGCACTGAAGAAGCACCCTAGACAGGCTGCACCACACGTCGGGCTGGCCGAGGTCTACCGCCGCTACGGGCAGCACAAGGCGGCGATCTTGCGCTTCCAGAAGGCGCTCGAAATTGAGCCCAACAACGGGTTCATCTGGTTCAAGCTGGCGGATGCTCTTCTGACATCCGAAGGGCCCGAAGAGGCACTCGAGCCGGGGATGAAGGCCGTGGAGATCGATCCTCAGAACGCCTTCTACCGCTATTGGGTCGGCGAAGTGCTGATGGACCTGGATCGGCCGGAGGACGCCTTGGTCCGTTATGCAGAAGCCGTGGAGCTATCGCCGGATGATGCAGGCCTGCATGCGCGGTTGGCCATCGCCTACGCTGCGGCGGGCAGGTACCGGAGGTCGGCTGCGTGGTTTGCCCGTGCGGTCCAGATCGAGAACGACAACCGGGCCTACATCACGCTACTGGGTGATCTGTACCGTGTGTGCGGTAGCCAGGATCTGGCCGACGAGGCGCACGAGCGGGCAGGCGAGTTGGACGCCTATGACACCGAGATTGTGCGGAGAGCGCGCGAGCGCATGAAGCTGCCGTCTTCGCCTGTCACCGACTCCGGCTAGTCTCACCACCCGGAATATCCGCACAGACTGTTCCTAACCGCGAAGATGCGGACGGCTAGCGTGCACAAGCGCATGGAGTGTGCCCGCTCACCGTGACCGGCAGGTGGAATCATGCGCCATGCACACGAGGGGGCTTCCGCATGGACATCGAGCATACGATGGAGCCTCGACGTTCGGCTGCTGGAGTCGATGGTGACTTAAAAGCATCAGTGCTTGGCAGCCGAAACGCATAGTCATGGCTCGCCTCTATGTCCTGTCCTGCATCACGGTCGCCTGTAGCGAAGCTCTCCGGTGCTCTCCAAGTAAGTATCTCGGCACGCCCCTACTTTCTAGCCTTACGTGCCCGAGCACCGACAGAGGGTAGGCCGCCGGACTCCAGCAGCCGGCGGAGTTCCATCATCTCGTCCCGCACACGCGCCGCCTTTTCGAACTCCATCTGCTTCGCCAGGTCCTTCATCTCTGCTTCCAGCCGGGCGATCTCCGCGGGCAAGTCCTCCAGGGACATGGAGCCGATCTCTTCCGCCCGTCGCCTGCCGTATGGCGACTTGGTCTCCTTCACCTCGTAGGCTCGTACGGTCTCCCGCACCATTTTCGCCACCGTGTGTGGAGTGATGTTATGCTTGCGGTTGTATTCGTCCTGGATGCGACGCCGCTCCACCGTCTCGTCAATCGCTCGTTGCATGGAGCCGGTGATGGTGTCAGCGTACATGATCACCTTTCCGTCCACGTGACGGGCAGCTCGCCCGATGGTTTGCACCAGCGAAGTCTCGCTGCGCAGAAACCCCTCCTTGTCAGCGTCCAGAATCGCCACCAGACTCACCTCTGGTAGGTCCAAACCCTCACGTAACAGATTGACACCTACCACCACATCGTACACACCCAACCGAAGGTCCCGTAGGATCTCCGGCCGATCGAGGCTGTGGATATCGGAGTGGATGTAGTTGACTTTGATCCCGACGTCCTTCAGGTACTCGCTAAGGTCCTCGGCCATACGCTTGGTCAGTGTGGTGATCAGCGCTCGTTGACCAGCCGCAACCCGCTTCTGCACTTCGCCCAGCAGGTCGTCTATCTGGCCCTCGGTCGGTCGAACCTCTACGTCGGGATCCACTATGCCCGTCGGACGGATTACCTGCCGCACGATCTGGGCACTGTTTTCTTGCTCGAACGGGCCAGGCGTGGCGGATGTGAAGATTACCTGTCCTACGCGTGCCAGGAACTCCTCCCACTGCAGCGGACGGTTGTCGAGTGCAGACGGCAGGCGGAAACCGTACTCCACCAAGGTGCTCTTCCGCTGATAGTCTCCGTTGTACATCGCGCGAAGTTGTGGTATGGTCTGGTGCGACTCGTCCACGAAGGTGATGAAGTCCTTCGGGAAGAAGTCTATCAGTGTGTACGGTGGGGTGCCCGGAGCACGATTTTCGAAGTAGCGCGAGTAGTTCTCGATGCCGTTGCAGTATCCGAGCTCAGCGATCATCTCCAGGTCAAACTCGGTGCGCTGTTGAATGCGTTGCGCCTCCAGCAGTTTGCCCTCCGCTTTGAACTTGGCTATCTGCTCCTCCATCTCCTGGCGGATCGCCAAGACCACCTCGTCCAGTCGCTCCCATGGTGTTACGTAGTGCGTGGCCGGAAAGACGGTTATTCGCTGAGGCTCGTCCAGCACCTCGCGCGTGAGTGGATCCACGATGCGAATGCGCTCCACCTCGTCACCATAGAACTCCACGCGTGTGATGATCTCTTCGTCCTTGGGCTGCAGCTCCAGCGTATCGCCCTGCACGCGAAAGGTACCACGCTCCAGTACTACCTGGTTGCGTGTGAACTGCATCTCCACCAGTCTGCGCATGGTCTGCGCGAGGTCTAGCGGCTCACCGACGCAGAAGGTGACAACGCTCTGCGCATACTCGTCCGGCGAACCGAGTCCGTAGATGCAGCTTACGGAGGCGATGACGATGGTGTCCTTGCGCTCCAGCACCGATTTGGTAGCAGCGTGGCGAAGGCGATCGATCTCGTCGTTCACGCTGGCGTCCTTTTCGATATACATGTCGCTCTGAGGGACGTAGGCCTCCGGTTGGTAGTAGTCATAGTAGCTGATGAAGTATTGGACGGCGTTCTCCGGGAAGAATGCGCGGAACTCCTGGCAGAGCTGTGCCGCCAGCGTCTTGTTGTGCGCGATGACCAACGCTGGACGCTGCACCTCCTGAATAATGGAGGCCATCGTGAAGGTCTTGCCCGTACCCGTAGCACCTTTTAGCGTCTGAAAGCGGTATCCGCTCTCTAGCCCCTCGACAAGCGCTGCGATGGCTTCGGGCTGGTCCCCCATCGGCTTATAGGTGTCAGTCAGCTTGAACACGACGCTAGTCTACCTGTATTGGGCCTCAGCCTGTCTCGGGGTGCCGGGCTGTCGAGCCTCACGCATGCCCGGCGCGGTTCTCTTGGACCGATGGCGCGCGCAGACGGCAGCCGAGACGACAAGGCATCGCCTCATAGCTCGCTTTTTGGTGCGTGCGGCAGCTAGAACCGTAGCGTGTAGTCCACCTTACCTACCAGATAGTTCCTACCACGCCCGTTCGGGATGTCATGCTCGTACTGGGTGTGGGATACGGAGAAGCTGAGCGCGTTCAGCGGGTTCAGCGTGTGCGAGTAGCCGAGCGTAAAGGTGTGGCCGATGGTGGACCGGCCGTTCAGCGTGCTGGCCTCCACCCCATAGCCCACGTTCCACAGTGGCAGTCCCCCACGGGTCTTCCTCGTTAGTGTCAGCCCGCCCTTGCGCGCTATCTGACCCTTCGTCGCATCGTAGGTCGTCAGGTAAGACCCCGCCAAATCGTAGCAGTCGCTCATCTTGTAGTCGAGCCGCCAGTCGGCCGTACCGGTAGGATTGATGATTGTGCCGAAGGGCACATCCTTGTGCTCGCGCTCGGGGTTCGCTTTTAGGTCGTGGACGAGCGTAAGCCGATCAGCGATCTTGTAGTCGAGGTGGTAGTTGCGGATGATCTGCTGCGTACCACCGGGCAGGGTGCGGATCTTGTAGCTCAAGTTCAGGTGGAAGGGCAGCTTCGGCTCGGGGTCGGTTGCGAACTGGAAGGTGCGGTCCACGGCGCGAATCCCAGTAGGTGTCATGATCCCGGAGTAGGTCCAGCCGAGCTTGTTCTTGCCCCAATCGGCAGTGATGGTACCGGCTTTGTTCTCCATCTTCAACACTGTCGCCTCGGCGAGGTTCTGGTAGCCGAAGGAGAAGTTGATGTTGCTGAGTGGTCCGAATGAGAAAGGTGTTACGTTCTTGAGACCGAAGGTGCCCTGCGCCTTCGTGCTGGTTAGGTCCAAGCGGTCCTCGACGTATCCACCCTGGAACTCGAGGTTCCACAACAGGGTCTTCGTTAGGCTGAGGTTCTGAACGGCCTTGCCGTTCCCCTTGCTGTTGAGTGCCCGGGTATACGCCCATGTCACTTGCGAGCCTTTCCCGAAATCGTATTGTAGGCTGTAGGTCCTATGTACTTCGTCTGCACGTTGCTCGTCGCGCTCGATGGTCTTCTCAGTGACTCCGAACTTTGCACGAGGGGTGAGGGCGCCGGATATGCTGCGGACACTCACGTGCTCCGTGTTGCCCGCGGTGTCCGATGTGCGCAGGTCCTCGGCGAGGAGCGCGAAGCCGCGGTAGGGCGAACCCTCGTATCGCCAGTGGTCCACCTGCTTCTCGACCGGTGCGGCGAGCGAGCCGCCTCGCACTTCGCGTTCCGTGAAGCCGCTGAACTTGCCCAGGCTGCCGAAGTCCCTAGCATAGGTGGTCTTCTCATGAAGGTAATCGTTCAGGCTGGCGATGGGACTGTCTGCCCGAACCCGGTCGTTGAAATGCGATAGGTCCGTTCGCTTGTCCGGCTTCCACGTTAGGAAGCTCTTCGTCTGGCCCTTGTGAATCTGCGCGGTCGGGTTGTCTGCGTTGAACTGGAACAGCTCCAGGCGCAGTCCGCGGACTAGGTCCACTTTGGCCGACAGATCGTATTGCGAGAAGCCTCTCAGCTCCTCGAACAGCTTTCGCTCGGGGTCGGCGACGGCACCCGCGCCGAGAAACGCATCGTCCACCTGCCTTAGGTTGGCCGTAACCTCGTAGAGCCCGCTCTTCAGGTATAGGCTCTGCCGCTCGAGGCCACCTAGCTCGCCGGCGATATTCAGACTCTGGAAGCTGAGCTTTCCTCCGCGTGGCAAGCCGAAACCGAGTGCCCACTGTGTTCGGTGCATACCGACCTCGCCGCCATAGAGCGCCTGCTCCATCTCGAACAGGTCCCCCATGCGTCGGAAACCGCGGTCTATGCGCTGGTCCAGATAGCTGAAGGTCATCGAGCCGGAGCTGAAGCCCAGGCGAACCCGATCAATGCCGCCGCTCCGGTCGTCCAGGTGGAGGGTGTCGAACGAAAACTTGCCGAAGGGGCGATCCAGGCTAAAGCTCTTGTAGTCGCGCGAAAGGCCTCCCTGGCGAAGCAGGAACTGCGGGTCTTTCTCGGCGATCTTGTCGTCACCGGGAACGTAGCCCTGCCGAGCCTCTCGGATCATTTGCTGCTGCTCGTCCGGGCGCAGGCTGGCCAGGCCGGTGAAGTCGGCATCGGTCTCGGTAGAGGTCCACTTTGCCTGCCAGCCCTGACCACTCAGATCGAGTGCCTGCCGGTGAAGATCGCCGGTCGGCGTGTCTACGGTGTCCTGGCGATAGGTGTTCCACACGTCCTTTCGCCCTGCGAAGTCCGCCACGCTCACGGAGAAACCGGATCGTCCCCACCCGCGCTCCTTGGCCCACTGCCCTCGCTCCCCCTCGGCCAGATCGTTGAAGCGACTGAACCCAGCGTCCACGTTCTGCTCGTAGTGGCTGAGCTTCACCTTCTCGCTCTCGAAGCCGAGGGTTAGGCGGTCAATCGAACCACCAGCATCCGTGATCTCGCTCTTATCGAACTTCAGGCCCCCTCCTGCGAAACCGAGTGCTCCTCCGAAGTTCTCCCGAGTGATGCCACGCTCCTTAGCCCATTGCTCGGCGTCCTTCTCGGCCAAGTCCTTGAACCTGGTGAAGGCGGATCCGATGGAGCGGGAGTTCCAGTACAGAGACCCTTCACCCAGCTTGAGGGTCACGGAGCGGCGCTCTATGGTGCCCTTACCGTCCGAGATGCTGCTGAAGTCGGTGTCGAGGTCGCCTCCCTCCTGCCCGAACCCGAGGGTGTAGCCGAAGCGCTTGATGCCACGCTCCTTCTGCCAGGCGTTCACTTGCTCGGCGGCTATCCCCTCTTCGCGGAGCGCCTGGAACCCGTTGAACTTCGAACCCACGTCCTGATAGCTGAAGCCTGCGCGGAAGCCTCCCTCCTTCACGGTGAGGTCTTGTACGAGCAGGTGATCTAACACGTCTGCCTGCTTGCGCGTCTGCTTGCGCTCCGGGGACGCAGGATCGGCAAAGGCCTGCATCGAGCGCTGGTTCGACACGAAGAAGTAACCGCTGAGGCCAGTGCCAGTCGCGAGTTTGAAGTTCGTCGCGAGCCCGTACGACATGCGCTGTACGATGGAGCCGTCCGTGCCGCGCTCGGCAGGTTGGAGGCTGAAAACGCCCTTCATGCCTCCGGCTTGGCCAAAACTGAGCGACATCAAGTTGAGGTTCAGGGCCTTAGCTTCCCCAACGAGTTTGTCGCTGTGACGATAGGTGATCTGCACGGACTGGTGCTGCTTGACAGCGCTGTAGAAGGTCAGAGTGCCGGATGGGTAGTCGAGGGTGTAGTCGGTCCCTCGCTTCAGGGTGCGACCGTCCACGCTCACGCTCTCCGAGCCTGGCACGATGCCGGCATAGCGGAGCGCGTAGCCGAAGCCAGTTCCGTTGCCCGGGAGTAGGTCGCACGCGGCTTCGCCGGCAACTTGCGGGAGAGCCTGCGAGGGGGCCGTACCTGAGTTCAGGGACCCCGTGTAGCCGGTCTGGCACGCAGCACGCACCGCCACGAATGCGACGCATGTCACGAGCAGCACACTCCGGGCAAACAGGCTCACCTAGTTCTCAATCCTCCTCGTGGATTTCCCATCGGCGTGTGTGCTTAGAACCGTCCTCGGACGAGTGTCAATCCGTCGCTCTTGGAGGCGCGATAGGACGGTTGGTCAATCTTAGGTAGCGCATCGCCCTCGGCCAGCGAGATGCGAATGCGGGACTTGTTCTCCTCAGTCAGAAGCGTGGACTCGGGACGTTGAGGCGCGGCCTCGGCGGTCTTGGCAGCCACCGTCGGCGAGTTCTTGGCCCTCTCGAGATTGATGACGGCCCCGCTATCGTCTACGGACACGATGATGTCGGGCTCGGATGGCTGCGTGGATTCGAGTTCGATGGCCTTGAACCGCGCGGGCTGATCCGTCGGATCGAAGGGCAGCGCGGCCAGCATCCTGGGCGAGCCGATGTGCCCTGGCCGGGCGGCGGATGCGACCATGATCGGCGACGCTTCCAGCTCATGAGCAGCAGCCTTCCCGCGAACGACCACTCTGCGGGCCGACCGTGTCGGGAAAGCGGTCGATGCGACGTCTTGCACCAACGCACCCTCGGCAACCGGTCGATCGGGAGCCTTCAGGATGTCGCCGGCGCTCATCTCGGCGACCTCGCGCTCGCCCGTGACTGAGGGCGGAGCCGGAGGTAGGTGGGCCGGCCGTAATGCTACGTACGCGAGGGCAATCGCGGATGCCGCCGCCGCAAAGCCGAGCGGACGCGCCGTGAGAGCCGAGCGCACCCTGTCCGCGAAGGTTGGCCGTCGCGTCGTAGCATAGAGGATGGCCGACCGCAGCCGAGCGGGGGCTTCCACAGCCTCGATCGCGGCCATCTCACCTAGCGAATGATCGAGTAGCGCGAATTCCCGAGCACATGCCGCACAGGTATCTAGGTGGGCGAGAAGCTCGCTCGCCTCAGCCTCCGATGCCTCGCCATCGGCGAAGGCGGACATAATCTCCCAGTACTTCTCTGTGCAGTTGTCGGGATTCTTAGGACTTTGGGACATAAGACACCTCGGAACACAATTCCGCCTTTTTTGACCGTCTCGAAGCCCGACTGTGTCGGGAATTGTCGTGGACATTCACACGGGTCTGTGAACCAAGCGCAGGTCCCGTGCGTAGTTGTGGGGTGAGGCTTGCGGCTGAGGAACCCAGCCGCCTTCGCCGATGAATGTGAGGGTTTGCCGCCCGACCGGAATGAGGCGACCCGTCGAGCGACGCCACGCTGCACAGTAGGGACGGAGGACCGGATGAGCTACGACGAAGGCATTGGCCCGACACGACCCAGGGAAGGCGCGCCAGCGCCTCTTCGCATCACCCGCGACGAGGCGATGGCACTACTGTCCTTATGCATGCTTGCGCCGGATTCCGTGGACCCCGCGGCAGAGCGCGGTCTTATGAAGCTAGCTAACGCTTGCAGGTCCGTTCTTAGCGACGGGTCCGACTCGATTGCCCTCGACCTCATGCCTCGGTCGGGGGAGAACCGAGAACCCGCCGACTAGCCGTCTAGCGAATCCGGTACGATTGCGGACCGGAGGCTTCTCGGTGAACACTGACTTCGACTTTTCCGCCCTGAATTCGGCGGGGCTCACGTTCCGCGAGGCGACGCTCGACGACATCCCACCCTACGTTGCCCTGAGCAACAGCATCTGGTCACGAGCGCACTGGGAGACGGTGGAGGAGGCTAGTTCGGGGTTCCATCGGAAGGATCCCGGCGTTCACTATATGCGTGCCGTGGCCTATGTGGGTGACCAACTTGCGGTGTGGGCGAGTGCCCGCGCGCACATCTCGGGGCGCGACACGGACGGCGGGTACATCCACATCATCGTCGCGGAGCCCTACAGGCGCAAAGGGATTGCGACGCACGTGTTCGGGCCGTTTCAGGAGTTGCACCGGCGATGGGGCTCGAAGGTGTTGTGGTCTTGGGCCTCGGACGACATTCCGTACGCGGAGCCGTTCTGCCTCAAGCTTGGCTACACGTTGGTCAATCGCGGCTCGGAAAGCGAGCTCGTCTTGGCGGAGGCCGACCTGGAGCCTTTTCGGGAGCGATACGAACGGCTCTGTCGCGACGGCTACGAGTTCTTCACCCTGGACGAGCGGGACACCCCGGAGATGCGCCGTGCGGTGTACGAGCTGGACCAGGCGATGTTGAAGATGATGCCGACTGCGGGCGCACCACCCCCGCGAGCTTCTTTCGAGGCCTGGCAGTTCAACGCGTTGGAGTCGCCGGGCTGCTCACCACGGCAGATCGTGCTAGCGACCCAGGGCGCTGGGCCTATCGGGCTTTCCTACCTCTGGTACGGGTCGTACGGAATTGCCGGCACCTACACCACGGGCGTCATGCCCGAGCATCGGGGGCGAGGGGTGGCGGGTGCGCTGAAATACCTGTCGCTGAAGCGAGCGATGGAGGACGGCATTGACACCGTTGTCACCGAGAATGCCGTCCAGAACGCCCCCATGCTATCCATCAACCGCAGACTCGGTTTTCGACACGTACGGAACACGGCAGAGTTGGAGAAGCGGCTCGGCTAGGCGCGGGCCTTTGGGGTGACAGCGCCTTTCTTGCGGGCTTGCTGGCAGCGGGGACAGAGTGCCTCCCGGAAGGCTGCCATGCTGAGCTGCGTTTGGCTGAGTGTAAGCGCCTTGCCGCAGTCCCCGCATACGCCGGCCGCCCTCGGGATCTGCGGTGCGGGTTCGGCGGGCAGGGAGAGCATTTCGCCGTCAGTCTCGACAAGCGACCGCTCGGTGGGACCGGTGTCGGGTAGCTCCTCGAGTGCGGCCATACCCATGTTCACGGCATCACGGAGTGCGCGAGCCTTTGCCCGCGTCTCGGCCATTCGGATTAGGCAGGTCACGAACTCTGGCGGGACGTTGTCGG
This DNA window, taken from Fimbriimonadia bacterium, encodes the following:
- the recJ gene encoding single-stranded-DNA-specific exonuclease RecJ, translated to MVRWRVEEADAGAVRNLSDSLDLSELTARLLVNRGIRNPEQAQAFLSPQMSDLHDPMLLPDCGEAVRQIASALENKETIFVHGDYDVDGITSAAIWTRCLRRLGGVVEPHLPHRQKDGYGFHRAGVERAKELGASLILTCDCGISAVEVVEYAHELGMRVVVTDHHEPGARVPKAEAVVNPLLPGSQYPFQYLAGVGVTFKVARALVAELGYPPEAFDRAYLDFAALGTVCDIVPLLGENRVLARHGIARIAESKKLGLRALMEVAGLARTSEEMTARDVGFVIGPRLNAAGRMDDATDALRLLLTEDVKEANEIAKRLDRHNRERQREQQRIFEEACHLVESQGLARHKLLLVANEGWNAGVVGIVASKLVDTYWRPTLVGTRVDGIVRGSARSIPRYDMFEALSELGDLFLTYGGHTMAAGFSFEAERLEEVRRALSEHADRHLTDEDLIPEQVADAEVTPQEVTERFVEDLEDFRPFGLGNPEPLLLGRKVTLLKVEPTRNPLHPRVTLRGEGTNPIFGMAFGLGERLGEFEPGEEVEMMFEPTYDSWQGRRRLRWFVRDIRRPGESTVDIRLDSHSESSVLSP
- a CDS encoding bifunctional (p)ppGpp synthetase/guanosine-3',5'-bis(diphosphate) 3'-pyrophosphohydrolase; its protein translation is MLETVAEHYVQPQAALIRKAYYFAERCHSGQVRDSGDPYITHPLAVAQILAELELDPETVIAGLLHDTLEDCPEDATMELIEQQFGPSVAKLVQGVTKLRFAHRNEPLGPAAKKQEEIRRAAESLRKVLLAMASDLRVMVIKLADRLHNMRTIDALTDIKRKRIATETMHVYAPLAARLGIWQIKWQLEDLAFRELEPEEYGRIAKLIDKTRAEREEELLEAMVALKEHLERAGIAAEVTGRPKHIYSIYSKIVKQGLTFDQVYDLLAIRIIVDKESECYHALGIVHEMWKPIPGMFYDYIAKPKPNLYRSLHTKVVGPNGEPLEIQIRTREMHRLAEFGVAAHWAYKEGAEAPAERLPRLRQQLFDWSRESETSSDFLRNVSEDLFTDQVFVFTPKGDVIDLPAGSTPIDFAYRIHTRLGEQLVGAKVNTRIVPLSYQLKNGDICEVLTRPKAQPSLDWLQFVKTTSARSKIRAYLRKRDIEENAIRGRDALEKHIKFLGRDPREFLGEDNLTEIAPHFNATTAEEVLAKVGAGLVTVNAVMIRLKALLPQEQVQPADSVEGRTFEQPIRIAAGGVDNVMTRRARCCQPLPGDSVVGYVTRGRGIVIHRVICPNAQQFSETDPGRVQPIEWESDGVSVYGVNLHIDVLNRIGLLADVSHIFGEAKTNITAARVRSDKNQMAYIDLSIEVRDTDHLREIMAKIENFSDVVAIRRVMGKKLG
- a CDS encoding D-tyrosyl-tRNA(Tyr) deacylase encodes the protein MRAVVQRVTSGSVEVDRFRVAGIGKGIVVLLGICRSDTVPDADWMARKLAELRIFDDEEGKLNLSLSDIGGEALVVPNFTLYGDARKGRRPSYTEAAGFDQGRTLFDLCCERLESHGISVKRGVYGATMAVSLTNDGPVTLILEHPDSRADDPSG
- a CDS encoding tetratricopeptide repeat protein translates to MEVERQEQTEETLTGAARHRADGDRSVAEGNVSEALDHYRKAVRKESDDPASRVSLADCYALSDEGPQAVDQYRKALKKHPRQAAPHVGLAEVYRRYGQHKAAILRFQKALEIEPNNGFIWFKLADALLTSEGPEEALEPGMKAVEIDPQNAFYRYWVGEVLMDLDRPEDALVRYAEAVELSPDDAGLHARLAIAYAAAGRYRRSAAWFARAVQIENDNRAYITLLGDLYRVCGSQDLADEAHERAGELDAYDTEIVRRARERMKLPSSPVTDSG